The following are encoded together in the Vibrio zhugei genome:
- the fusA gene encoding elongation factor G → MTDLSKYRNIGIFAHVDAGKTTTTERILKLTGTIHKTGEVHDGESTTDFMEQEAERGITIQSAAVTCFWKDHRFNIIDTPGHVDFTVEVYRSLKVLDGGIGVFCGSGGVEPQSETNWRYANESGVSRLIFVNKLDRMGADFYRVVDQVKNVLAATPLVMTLPIGIEDEFSGVVDILTRQAYVWDDTGLPENYEIKDVPADMVDDVEAYREEMIETVVEQDDDLMMAYMDGEEPSIEDIKRCIRKGTRDLAFFPTYCGSAFKNKGVQLVLDAVVDYLPNPTEVHEQPLMNAEGEETGDHAVVSADETFKALAFKIMDDRFGALTFVRIYSGKLSKGDTILNSFTGKTERVGRMVEMQADDRKELTFAQAGDIIAIVGMKNVQTGHTLCDVKHPCTLEPMVFPTPVIEIAVKPKDKGSTEKMGIAIGKMVAEDPSFQVETDEDSGETILKGMGELHLDIKVDILRRTYNVDLEVGQPQVAYRETITQEVEDSYTHKKQSGGSGQFGKIDYRIKPGETNSGFKFTSSVVGGNVPKEFWPAIEKGFAGMMEQGVLAGFPTLDVEVELFDGGFHAVDSSAIAYEIAAKGAFRQSMPKAGPQLLEPIMHVDVFSPEDNVGDVIGDLNRRRGMIKNQEAGTTGVRIKADVPLSEMFGYIGHLRTITSGRGQFSMEFDHYSACPTNVAEKVIADVKARNEAK, encoded by the coding sequence ATGACTGATTTATCGAAATACAGAAATATTGGTATTTTCGCGCACGTTGATGCGGGTAAAACTACCACAACTGAGCGTATCCTAAAGCTAACTGGTACGATCCATAAAACCGGTGAAGTTCATGACGGTGAATCTACTACAGACTTCATGGAGCAGGAAGCAGAACGTGGTATTACTATCCAGTCAGCAGCGGTAACGTGTTTCTGGAAAGACCACCGCTTCAACATCATCGATACTCCTGGACACGTTGACTTCACTGTAGAAGTTTACCGTTCTTTGAAAGTTCTTGATGGTGGTATCGGTGTATTCTGTGGTTCTGGTGGTGTTGAACCTCAATCAGAAACTAACTGGCGTTACGCGAACGAATCTGGTGTTTCTCGTCTGATCTTCGTTAACAAACTAGACCGTATGGGTGCAGATTTTTATCGCGTTGTTGACCAAGTTAAAAATGTTCTAGCAGCAACTCCATTGGTGATGACTCTACCAATCGGTATTGAAGATGAGTTCTCAGGTGTGGTTGATATCCTAACTCGTCAAGCGTACGTTTGGGATGACACTGGTCTTCCAGAAAACTACGAAATCAAAGACGTACCTGCTGACATGGTTGACGATGTTGAAGCGTACCGTGAAGAAATGATCGAAACGGTTGTTGAACAAGACGACGATCTAATGATGGCGTACATGGACGGTGAAGAGCCTTCTATTGAAGACATCAAACGTTGTATCCGTAAAGGTACTCGTGACCTAGCGTTCTTCCCAACTTACTGTGGTTCTGCGTTTAAAAACAAAGGTGTTCAACTAGTACTTGATGCCGTTGTTGATTACCTACCAAACCCAACAGAAGTTCATGAACAGCCGCTAATGAATGCTGAAGGTGAAGAAACTGGCGATCACGCTGTGGTTTCTGCTGACGAAACATTCAAAGCGCTAGCATTCAAAATCATGGATGACCGTTTTGGCGCACTAACTTTCGTTCGTATTTACTCTGGTAAACTGAGCAAAGGCGACACGATTCTTAACTCGTTCACTGGTAAAACAGAACGTGTTGGTCGTATGGTTGAAATGCAAGCTGATGACCGTAAAGAGCTGACTTTTGCTCAAGCGGGTGACATTATTGCAATCGTTGGTATGAAGAACGTACAAACTGGTCACACTCTATGTGATGTTAAACACCCTTGTACACTTGAACCAATGGTATTCCCAACGCCAGTAATCGAAATCGCGGTTAAGCCGAAAGATAAAGGTTCAACTGAGAAAATGGGTATCGCAATCGGTAAAATGGTTGCAGAAGATCCATCATTCCAAGTTGAAACTGACGAAGACTCAGGTGAAACTATCCTGAAAGGTATGGGTGAACTTCACCTAGATATCAAAGTTGATATCCTACGTCGTACTTATAACGTGGACCTAGAAGTTGGCCAACCTCAAGTTGCTTACCGTGAAACTATCACTCAAGAAGTTGAAGATAGCTACACGCATAAGAAACAATCAGGTGGTTCTGGTCAGTTCGGTAAAATTGATTACCGTATCAAACCAGGTGAAACTAACTCTGGCTTTAAATTCACTTCTTCTGTTGTGGGTGGTAACGTACCGAAAGAATTCTGGCCTGCTATCGAAAAAGGTTTCGCTGGCATGATGGAACAAGGTGTACTTGCTGGTTTCCCAACACTAGACGTTGAAGTTGAACTGTTTGACGGTGGCTTCCACGCAGTGGATTCATCAGCAATCGCTTACGAAATCGCAGCGAAAGGTGCATTCCGTCAATCTATGCCTAAAGCTGGCCCTCAGCTTCTAGAGCCAATCATGCACGTTGACGTTTTCTCTCCAGAAGACAACGTGGGTGATGTTATCGGTGACTTGAACCGTCGTCGTGGTATGATCAAAAACCAAGAAGCGGGTACAACTGGTGTTCGCATCAAAGCTGACGTTCCTCTTTCTGAAATGTTCGGCTACATTGGTCACCTACGTACGATCACTTCAGGTCGTGGTCAATTCTCTATGGAATTCGATCACTACTCAGCATGTCCAACAAACGTTGCTGAAAAAGTTATCGCTGACGTGAAAGCACGTAACGAAGCTAAATAA
- the galM gene encoding galactose-1-epimerase, with product MTQISLDALTEQPAFDGQPATLVTLSNTQGMSIVLMDIGATWLSCQVPVQDTVREVLLGVASMTDFNQQSSFLGATVGRYANRIANGQYQHNGHTYQLTANQGPHTLHGGVQGWSHCRWTIVECSEQQVTFSIHSADGDQGFPGNVDAQVIYTLTDDNQVTIAYSATTDATTPVNMTNHAYFNLMGANEDHQILNDTLSIQAHDYLPTDNSGIPLDQGLTPVEGTAFDFRQPHTLGSRLLDDPQLKMVNGYDHSYFLGNTSIDHCIASLTAADESLTLQVFTDKPAIQLYTGNFLEGTPSRTGEVYHNYQGIALETQYLPDSPNRPDWPHHTCWLEPDERYESTTIYQFNAR from the coding sequence ATGACGCAAATTAGTTTAGACGCTTTGACCGAGCAGCCAGCTTTCGATGGCCAACCCGCGACGCTGGTCACGTTGAGTAATACCCAAGGCATGTCGATTGTGTTGATGGATATTGGTGCAACGTGGTTGAGTTGTCAGGTACCAGTACAGGACACTGTGCGTGAAGTTTTACTGGGTGTGGCCAGCATGACTGACTTTAACCAACAAAGTAGCTTCTTGGGCGCGACGGTCGGTCGTTACGCCAATCGTATCGCCAATGGCCAATATCAGCACAACGGTCATACTTATCAGTTAACGGCCAATCAAGGCCCTCATACGTTGCACGGTGGGGTTCAAGGGTGGAGTCATTGCCGTTGGACGATTGTCGAATGCAGTGAGCAGCAGGTGACTTTTTCTATTCACTCTGCGGATGGCGACCAAGGCTTTCCTGGGAATGTGGATGCCCAAGTAATCTATACGCTAACTGACGACAACCAAGTGACCATTGCGTATTCCGCGACCACTGATGCGACAACGCCAGTCAATATGACCAACCATGCGTACTTTAATTTGATGGGCGCCAACGAGGACCACCAAATCCTCAACGATACGCTGTCGATTCAGGCGCATGACTATTTACCAACAGATAATAGCGGTATTCCTTTAGATCAAGGGTTGACCCCTGTAGAAGGAACCGCCTTTGATTTTCGCCAGCCGCATACACTGGGTTCTCGTTTATTGGATGATCCGCAGCTCAAGATGGTCAATGGCTATGACCACAGTTACTTCCTCGGTAATACGTCAATCGATCATTGTATTGCGTCATTAACGGCCGCGGATGAATCGTTAACGTTGCAGGTTTTTACCGATAAACCTGCCATCCAGTTATACACGGGGAATTTCTTAGAGGGGACGCCAAGCCGCACGGGCGAGGTGTATCATAATTACCAAGGTATTGCGTTAGAGACACAATATCTGCCAGATTCTCCTAACCGTCCTGATTGGCCCCACCACACTTGTTGGTTAGAGCCGGATGAGCGCTATGAATCGACGACGATTTATCAATTTAACGCACGCTAA
- a CDS encoding IS4 family transposase, producing MRFESELATAFKSCNTFHTFEKYAELLSPELIQQGFKQAGVATLRKRRLPLETVLWSIIGMALYRQKSVWDIATQMDIMLPDKKPLVAPSALVQARQRLGADAVKEVFKAVAQHGYETNSFEQWGGLNLFAVDGVVWRTADTLENHQVFETQSNQHRENTYPQIRMVCHMELTSHQLINSAFSGYRTSEMVLAEQLIDSTPDHSLTLFDKGYYSLGLLNRWSQTGTERHWLIPARKDLNYEVLHRSGKNDYRVRLKTTPQSRKKFDELPEFIEARLVSKTIKGKEYRILTSMVDELRFPSDEMVELYRYRWEIELGYREMKQSLLNSQYTLRSKRPDMIEQELWGVLLCYNLIRLGMTAAAKKLDSVWPNQLSFTSCSMAITQFFATLPLTSPGNIPKHYESLLEQMGYFKLPPRREDRTYPRWVKPKPRKYPYKKKNANQLN from the coding sequence ATGCGTTTTGAAAGTGAATTAGCCACAGCCTTTAAGTCCTGTAATACCTTCCATACTTTTGAAAAGTATGCTGAGTTACTATCGCCAGAGCTTATTCAGCAAGGCTTTAAACAAGCTGGAGTCGCCACGTTGAGAAAGCGCCGACTACCACTCGAAACGGTTCTATGGTCCATCATCGGCATGGCACTATATCGTCAGAAGTCTGTCTGGGATATTGCAACTCAGATGGATATTATGCTGCCAGATAAAAAGCCTTTGGTTGCCCCAAGTGCTTTGGTTCAAGCAAGGCAACGTTTGGGGGCTGATGCCGTAAAAGAGGTATTTAAAGCCGTCGCTCAACACGGCTATGAAACGAATTCGTTTGAGCAATGGGGAGGGCTGAATTTATTCGCCGTTGATGGCGTTGTATGGCGAACTGCAGACACGTTAGAAAATCATCAAGTCTTTGAAACTCAAAGTAATCAACATCGTGAAAATACTTACCCTCAAATTAGAATGGTCTGTCATATGGAGTTGACAAGCCATCAGCTCATTAACAGTGCTTTTTCTGGTTATCGAACGAGTGAAATGGTGCTCGCAGAACAGCTCATTGATAGTACGCCAGATCATTCATTAACCTTGTTCGATAAAGGCTATTACTCATTGGGGTTACTTAACCGATGGTCTCAAACAGGGACAGAGCGGCATTGGCTAATCCCCGCGCGAAAGGACTTAAACTATGAAGTGCTGCATCGGTCGGGAAAAAATGACTATCGTGTTCGCCTGAAAACGACGCCTCAGTCTCGCAAAAAGTTCGATGAGTTACCGGAATTTATCGAGGCTCGTTTAGTGAGTAAAACCATTAAGGGAAAAGAGTATCGAATCCTCACCTCTATGGTCGATGAATTACGTTTCCCGAGCGACGAAATGGTTGAGTTATATCGTTACCGGTGGGAAATAGAACTGGGGTATAGAGAAATGAAGCAGTCTCTGTTAAACAGCCAATATACACTGAGAAGTAAAAGACCGGACATGATAGAGCAAGAGCTATGGGGAGTGTTGCTCTGTTACAACCTCATACGATTAGGGATGACAGCGGCCGCTAAAAAACTGGATAGTGTTTGGCCAAATCAACTCAGTTTTACCAGTTGTTCAATGGCTATCACTCAGTTTTTTGCAACTTTACCGCTGACAAGTCCGGGAAATATCCCAAAACATTATGAGTCCTTATTGGAACAAATGGGCTATTTTAAACTTCCACCAAGGCGAGAAGACCGAACTTACCCAAGGTGGGTAAAACCAAAACCTCGGAAATATCCGTATAAAAAGAAAAATGCCAATCAGCTTAACTGA
- a CDS encoding gamma-glutamylcyclotransferase family protein gives MYIFGYGSLMNSASRQLTGQTGQAIPVIVSGLVRHWGKIDDSYVMSPLVVQPGESEVNGVLLEVSNDQLPEFDLRERGYQRMRIPTTAIRSQHPFDKQQDVWVYVTCTHQPPCTKSPIVQSYVDTVLAGCLEVSEEFARHFVAHTKGWHHPQEKDRHAPIYPRMAGIKAEQLPLIDALLSEL, from the coding sequence ATGTATATTTTTGGATATGGCAGTTTAATGAACTCGGCCTCTCGCCAACTAACTGGGCAAACCGGACAAGCCATTCCTGTCATCGTGAGTGGACTCGTCCGTCATTGGGGAAAGATTGATGATAGCTATGTCATGTCACCACTTGTCGTTCAGCCGGGTGAGAGTGAAGTCAATGGTGTACTCTTAGAGGTCAGCAACGATCAACTGCCTGAATTCGATCTCCGTGAGCGTGGCTACCAACGAATGCGAATCCCCACCACGGCCATCCGCAGTCAGCATCCTTTCGACAAACAGCAAGATGTCTGGGTATATGTCACCTGCACACATCAGCCCCCTTGTACAAAAAGCCCCATCGTACAAAGTTATGTTGATACGGTATTAGCCGGGTGTCTGGAAGTGTCAGAAGAATTCGCCCGCCATTTTGTGGCACATACTAAAGGCTGGCATCATCCACAAGAAAAGGATCGTCATGCTCCTATTTACCCGAGAATGGCGGGGATAAAGGCTGAACAATTACCACTGATTGACGCATTGCTCAGTGAGTTATAA
- a CDS encoding zinc transporter ZntB produces the protein MEFLLDHWQFEPNAITSESLSPDSIEPGHWYHCLRDEPQVKAWLEKNNVSRSIIDSLLAEDTRPLFEEYSDEQFLLILRGVNLNQDANPEDMLSIRLLYINGALISTRKIPSKTIEVIRSRLNNGQGPKALSDLIIQVIDGLNRNIDNYLDTIEEKITRFDDELELSEELMQTHKALLKMKRFIKPQQYAIDDYQDSVAPVAIEKQLRLKHSVNTITRINENLDFYLNELEIIKGELRQYHAEKLNKNTYLFSIIAAIFLPTSFLTGLLGVNVGGIPGTQSPIAFTLFCTALVLIFAVELWILKRLQFFSRS, from the coding sequence ATGGAGTTTTTACTGGATCATTGGCAATTTGAGCCGAACGCAATTACCTCTGAGAGCTTATCCCCCGACTCTATCGAACCCGGACATTGGTATCACTGCTTACGTGATGAACCACAAGTCAAAGCATGGTTAGAAAAAAACAATGTGTCTCGATCGATCATAGACAGCTTGCTGGCGGAAGATACGCGGCCACTATTTGAAGAATACAGTGACGAGCAGTTTTTATTAATCTTACGAGGGGTCAACCTCAATCAAGATGCCAACCCCGAAGATATGTTGAGTATCCGCCTGCTGTACATCAACGGCGCCTTGATTTCGACACGCAAAATTCCGTCGAAAACGATCGAAGTGATACGCTCTCGGCTCAATAATGGTCAAGGACCTAAGGCGCTGTCCGATCTTATCATTCAAGTGATTGATGGATTAAACCGCAATATTGACAACTACCTAGATACCATTGAAGAAAAAATCACACGCTTTGATGATGAACTGGAACTCAGTGAAGAATTAATGCAAACCCATAAAGCCTTACTCAAGATGAAACGCTTTATCAAACCCCAGCAATACGCCATCGATGATTATCAGGACAGTGTCGCCCCGGTGGCCATTGAAAAACAGCTACGTCTCAAACATAGCGTCAATACCATTACGCGCATCAACGAAAACTTAGATTTTTATCTCAATGAGCTCGAAATTATTAAAGGCGAACTGCGCCAATATCATGCGGAAAAGCTTAATAAAAATACGTATTTATTTTCGATCATTGCTGCGATATTTTTACCTACCAGTTTCTTGACTGGCTTATTAGGAGTCAATGTCGGGGGCATTCCAGGGACGCAATCCCCTATCGCCTTTACGCTATTTTGTACTGCGCTCGTGCTCATTTTTGCGGTTGAACTGTGGATTCTAAAACGGTTACAATTTTTCAGTCGATCTTAA